Part of the Crossiella cryophila genome, CGGGCACTGGTGGGCGCCGCTGAGCAGTGCGCTGTGGTGCCTTGACCTGGTCGGCTACCTGGCCACCTCGGTGCTGCTGCTGGGCTTCGGCGCGGCGGGGGAGCGGTTGCTCGGCCCCGGCCGGACCGCGGTGCTGTTCCTGATCAGCCAGGTCGGCGGCACCCTGCTGGGCATCGGCATGATCAAACTCGGCTCGGTGGCCGGCTGGCTGTGGCTGAACTTCCTGGACGATCCGATCGAGCTGGCGCTGAGCCCGTCCACCGGCGCGGTCGGCCTCGGCCTCGCGCTCAGCTCACGGCTGCCCGCGTTGTGGCGCAGGCGGTTGCGGCTGGTGCTGATCGTGGCGCTGGTGACGCTGGCGCTGTTCTCCGGCTACTCCCAGGACGTGGTGCGGCTCTGTGGCGGGCTGGTCGGCATGCTCGCCGGGCTGGCCATGCTCGGCCGCTCCAGCAAGACCGTGGGCGCGCCGTCCCGCTCGGAGACCAGGGTGCTGGTCGCGCTGCTGCTCGCGGCCTGCGCGCTGGGACCGGTGTTCATGCTGCTCACCCCCTACACCGCCGGTCCGCTGATCGCGCTCGGCGATGTGCTGACCTCGCCGGTGCCCAGCCCCGAGCAGATCGAGGCCATCTGCGCGGAACCGGACTTCGCCGAACGGTGCCGGGAACTCAAGGCCAGGGCCAATTTCGACGGCCTGCCCAGTGCGATCATGTCCGTGCTGCCCGCGTTGTTCCTGCTGGTGCTGGCCGAGGGGCTGCGGCGGGGCCGGAAGCTGGCCTGGTGGGCGGCCGCGGTGGCCAACCTGGCGCTGCTGGTCTGGTTCGTGCAGTCCGTCGCGGACCTGATGCTGACCCCGACCGAGGAGTTCGGCGACATCTCGCCGCACACCAAGGGCCAGCTGGTGTTCGACTCGGCGATGCCGGTGCTGCTGTCGGTGGCCATGCTGACCGGGCTGTTCGTCACCCGCAGGCAGTTCATCGTGGCCGGGCCGAGGAGGTCCAGGCGGCGGCTGGTCGCCTTCGTGCTGGGCGCGTTCGTGACGCTGGGCGTGGTGTACGTGCTCGGCGGGTACGCCTGGCGGGACCAGTTCGACCCGCAGCCCGGCTTCGGCCAGCTCATCGCGGACGCGCCATCGCGCTTCCTGCCACCGGGCTACCTGGACCTGTTCCCGGTGCGGTTCATCGCCACCGGCGGCATGGCCGAGCTGCTGTGCGAGTACCTGGGTGTGGTGTTCTGGCTGCTGGTGCTGGGCGCGCTGCTGGTCACCTTCTGGCGGGCCGCGCCACCCACCGACGAGACCGCGGCCGCGCGGGCCAGGGACCTGGTGGAGAAGTTCGGCGGCTCGAACCTGGCGCACATGACCACCTGGCGCGGCAACAACTACTGGTTCACCCCGGACGAGCGGGCCGTGGTCGCCTACCGGGTGGTGGCCACCATCGCGATCACCACCGGCGACCCGGTCGGCGAACCGGCGGCGCGGATCGAGGCGGTGCGCGGATTCGCCGACTTCTGTGCGCGCAACGGCTGGACGCCCTGCTTCTACAGCGTCACCGAGGCGGTCAAGGACGAGACCAAGGCGTTCGGCTGGAGCGCGGTGCAGGTCGCCGAGGACACCCTGGTGCCACTGCCCGAACTGGCCTTCACCGGCAAGAAGTGGCAGGACGTGCGCACCGCGCTGAACAAGGCGGGCAAGGCCGGGATCACCGCGGAGTGGTGGAGCTACCCGAAGGCGCCGCTGGCCATCACCGACCAGGTCCGGTCCATCTCCGAGGAGTGGGTGGCGGACAAGGGCCTGCCCGAGATGGGCTTCACCCTGGGCGGACTGGACGAGCTGAACGACAACGAGGTCCGCTGCCTGGTCGCGCTGGACGCCGACCGGACCGTGCACGGCATCACCAGCTGGCTGCCGGTGCACCGGGACGGGCAGGTGGTCGGCTGGACGCTGGACTTCATGCGCAGGCGGGCCACCGGCTTCCGCGGCGTGATGGAGTTCCTGATCGCCTCGGCCGCGCTCAGCTTCAAGGAGGAGGGCGCGGAGTTCCTCAGCCTCTCCGGCGCCCCACTGGCCCGGCTGGACCGCGGTCAGCAGCCCGGCGCGCTGCAACGACTGCTCGACTTCGCCGGTCGGGCGCTGGAGCCGGTGTACGGGTTCCGCTCGCTGTTCGCCTTCAAGGCCAAGTTCCAGCCGACCTATCAGCCGATGTACATGGCCTACCCCGACCCGGCCGCGCTGCCGCGCATCGCCAACGCGATCGGCCGGGCATATCTGCCGAACATGGGGGCAAGGCAGGGTTTGCGCCTGGTGCGCAGGGTCCTGAGCCGTTAGTTTGCCCGGGTAACGAACCCGGCGGAAGGCGGCGACGTGCGGACCTCACGACCCTTGCGCGCGGCGGTGGTGCTGTGTGCCACCGCGGCGGTGACCCTGACCAGCGGCCCGGCCGCAGGTGCGGTCGAGGCTGGTCAGAGCGGTAAGAGGCCAAGTCAGACCGGCTACGGCGGCGCGGTGTCCACGGTGGATGAGGACGCCACCAAGGCCGGTATCGAGGCACTGCGCCGGGGTGGCAACGCCGTTGACGCGGCGGTGGCCGCGGCCGCGGCGCTGGGCGTGACCGAACCGTTCTCCGCCGGGATCGGCGGCGGCGGGTTCTTCGTCTACTACGAGGCGCGCACCGGCAGGGTGCACACCATCGACGGCCGGGAGACCGCGCCGAAGCGGATGAAGCGGGACTCCTTCGTCGAGGACGGCAAGGCCATCCCGTTCGAGGAGGCGGTCACCTCCGGCCTGTCCGTCGGCGTCCCCGGCACCCCGCAGACCTGGCAGCGCGCCCTGGACAAGTGGGGCCGCAAGGACCTGGCGGAGAACCTGCGCCCGGCGATCAGGCTGGCCCGCGACGGGTTCACCGTCGACAAGGAGTACCGCGACCACACCTGGCAGAACGAGGCCCGCTTCCGCGCCATCGCGCCCACCGCGAAGCTGTTCCTGCCCGGCGGCAAGCTGCCGGAGGTGGGCAGCACCTTCCGCAACCCCGACCTGGCCCAGACCTACGAGGGCCTGGGGCAGCGTGGCCTGGACTGGCTGTATCGAGGTGAACTCGGTCGCGAGATCGTGCACACGGTGAACCAGCCGCCGGTGGCCGCCGGCGCCACGATCAAGGTCCGGCCTGGCCTGATGGAGACCGGTGACCTGGCCGGGTACCGGGTGGAGGACCGGGCGCCGACGAAGATCGGGTACCGCGGGCTGGACGTGTACAGCATGGCCCCGCCGTCCTCCGGTGGCTCCACGGTCGGCGAGGCGCTCAACATCATGGAGCGATTCCCGTTGTCCCGCAAGGATGTCAACGGCGCCACGCACACCTACCTGGAGGCCAGCAGGCTGGCCTACGCGGACCGGAACAAGTGGATCGGCGACCCGGCCTTCGTGGACGTTCCGTTGCGCCAGTTGATGTCGGACAGCTTCGCCAAGGACCGGGCCTGCCTGATCGACCCGAAGAAGGCCATGCCGCACCCCGCCCCCGCCGGCGACCCGCTCAAGCCCGGCGGCTGCAAGACCACCGCCCCCGGCCCTGACCGCTACGAGGGCACCTCCACCACCCACCTGAGCACGGCGGACGCCTGGGGCAACGTGGTGGCCTACACGCTGACCATCGAGCAGACCGGCGGCAGCGCGATCACCGTGCCGCACCGGGGTTTCCTGCTCAACAACGAGCTGACCGACTTCGACTTCGCCCCGCCCGCCGCCGGTCAGCCGTGGCCGGCCAACGCCCCCGAGGGCGGCAAGCGCCCGCGCAGCAGCATGTCGCCCACGATCGTGCTCAAGGACGGCAAACCGTTGCTGGCCCTGGGATCCCCGGGTGGTTCGACCATCATCACCACGGTCCTGCAGACCCTGTTCAACCGGATCGACCTGGGCATGACCCTGCCGCAGGCCGTGGCCGCGCCCCGGTTGTCCCAGCGCAACCGGGCCAAGACCGAGGCCGAACCGGCCTTCTTCAACTCACCCAAGCGGGCTGAACTGGAGGCGTACGGCCAACAGTTCGAGCTGCCCTCGACCACCTTCACCCCGAACCCGGAGATCGGCACCGTGGCGGCGCTGGAGTTCCTGGGCCACGGCAGGATCCAGGCGGTGGCCGAGCCGGTCCGCCGCGGCGGCGGCAGCGCCAAGGTCCTGTTCCCCACCGGCCCCTGACCCGTACGACAACGGCCAAACCGACGTACGACAACGGCCAACACGCCGGGAGCTTTGAACCCCTCCCGCGCGTGTTGGCCGTTGTCGTACGGCACGTTGGCCGTTGTCGTACGGGCGGCTAGGGTTGGGCGCCATGGGCTTTTTCGACGATGAGCCGGATGTTGTTCCCGCGCCAGCCGCTGAGCCGCCGCGAGCCGCGCGTGCGGTGTGGCTGGGGCCGCCGGAGGACGTGCCCGGTGTGCTGGTGCCGCTGGAAGCCGTGGTGACCAGGACGGACAACGCGGTGGTGCTCGTCGTCGGCGCACGGGCCTACCCCAATGGCTGCCAGGTGGAGGCCAGGGTCGCCGCCCGGCGGGACGGGCTGGCCGAGGATGCCTGGTGGGAGTTGCACGACGGGCTCTTCGGCGCGCACCGCAGGCGCTGGAACCGGGATCCCTCCACCGAATCCGCCCCGCACTTCAGCATCCGCCTCGCCGACGGCACCGAGATCGCCGCGGTCGGCCAGGCGCCGGAGGACCAGCCGGCCGGACCCCTGCTGGTGTGCAGCCCGGACGGTGGCACCGCGGACAGCGGGCGGGTGGACTCGCACTTCCAGCTCTGGCTGCATCCCTTGCCCGACACCGAGTTCGAGCTGCGGATCGAGTGGGCCAGCGCCGGGATCAACACCACCGCCAAGGTCGACGGCACCGCGATCGCCGCGGCGGCACAACGGGCCGAGCCCTACTGGTCCTGAAAGTCCTCTGGATCATCGTCCGGCAGCACCCAGGCCAGCAGGGCCGTTGGCGCCGCCGCCAGTACCACGAAGGCGATCGCCAGCAGGATGCTCGCGTTGATGCCCAGATCCGGACTGCGCTGGTTGAGCAGCAGGTAGGCCAGTAGCGGGAGCAGGGTCAGCAGGCCGAACTGGTAGCCGAGGAAGATCGCGCGGTCGCGCAGTTCGCGCTGGCGCTCGTCCAGGGAGGGCGACAGGGTCTCGGTGAGGGCCGCGGTCAGCACCCGGAGCAGGCCCCACACCAGGATCCAGCCCGCGTACAGGGCCAGCCACAGTGGCAGGAACCAGCCGGTGCCGCGCAGGTCCGTCAGCAGCACCACGACCAGGAAGACCGGGAACAGCGCCCAGGTCACGGTCAGCCGCCGCCGGTGCCGCCGGGTGCGCCAGCTGGGCAGCCGACGGCTGAACTTCGCCGTCCGCCGCCGCTCGTACTCCGTGTACCGCTCGCGCAGGCTCATCCCTGCCCCCCTCGGTAGACCTGCTGGGACAGCGGGGTGAACGGTTCCCGGCTGAACACCGCCTCCACCGGCAGCCCGAAGACCTCGCAGATCCGGAAGGCCAGATCCAGGCTCGGGTAGTGGTCGCCGCGTTCCAGCGCGCCGATGGTCTGCGGGTTGACCTCCACCGCCTCGGCCAGCGCGACCCTGGACAGACCCCGTTCGGCGCGCAGCACCGGGAGCCGGTTGTGGATCGGCAGGTCCTTGCCCCGTCGCACTGGGCTCACCGGGTAAGTCTGGCACAACCGGCTGGTTGGACAACTTGACAAGCTGTTGGGTTTTTACAACACTTCGCCACATGAACACATCAGCAACGGTGGGGGCGGGACCCGGCCTGGAGGTGGACCGGCTCGGCAAGCGCTACGGGGAGCTGCGCGCGCTGGACGGGATGAGCTTCCTGGTGCGGCCCGGTGAGCTGTTCGGCTTCGTCGGCGGCAACGGCGCCGGCAAGACCACGACCATGCGGATCGTGCTGGGTGTGCTGGCCGCCGACTCCGGACAGGTGCGCTGGGACGGGGCGCCGCTGGACTTCGCCGGCCGCCGCCGGATCGGCTACATGCCGGAGGAACGCGGGCTCTACCCGAAGATGAAGGTCGGCGAGCAGCTCACCTACCTGGCCCGGCTGCACGGGTTCGGCCCGAAGGCCGCCCGGCGGGAGGTCGAGCAGTGGCTGGAGCGGCTGGGCGTGGCCGAGCGCCGCGACGATGAGGTGCAGAAGCTCAGCCTTGGCAACCAGCAGCGGGTGCAGCTGGCCGCGGCGCTGGTCTACCGGCCGATGCTGCTGGTGCTGGACGAGCCGTTCTCCGGGCTGGACCCGGTGGCGGTGGACGTGCTCAGCGAGGTGCTGCGCGAGCAGTGCGCCCGAGGGGTGCCGGTGCTGTTCTCCAGCCACCAGCTCGACCTGGTGGAGCGGCTGTGCGACCGGGTGGGCATCGTGCGGCAGGGCCGGATGGTGGCCTGCGGCACCGTCTCCGAGCTGCAGCGGGCCGGTTCGGCCCGGCTGGTGGTGGACGCGCCCTCGGCCGATCCCGGTTGGGCGGAACGCATTCCCGGTGTCCGCATTGTGTCCACAGTGGACGGTCAGACCGTGCTGGAACTGGCCGAGGGCGTGGACGACCAGGTGGTGCTGCGGGCTGCCCTGCGCACCGGGCCGGTGCGGGGCTTCGGCCGTCACCAGCCGAGCCTGACCGAGACCTACCGGCACATCGTCACCGAGGAGGCGAGCGCGTGAACACCCAGCTCGGACCGGCCCGCGGCGCCTGGCTGGTGGCCAGTCGCGAGATCGCCACCCGGATGCGCGGCAAGTCCTTCGTGCTCGGCACCCTGCTGATGCTGGCCATCGTCGGCGCCCTGGTCGGCTTCGCCGCGCTCGGCGGCGGCACCGAGCGCACCGCGGCGGTCACCGCGCGGAGCACGCAGGCCGGCGCGGCGTTGCAGGCACAACTACAGGCCACCGGCGGGAAGCTGGCGCTGCGCACGGTGGCCGACGCCGCCGAGGGCGAGCGCCTGGTCCGCGCGGGCGAGGTGGATGTGTTCCTGGACAGCGGTCCAGGGGTGCGCGCGATCGTGGACAAGGACACCGACAGCGAGCTGCGCGGGGCACTGGACGTGCTCGCGGTCAAGTCGGTGCTGGACCAGGCCGGGCGGGCGCCGGAACCGGCCCAGGTGCGGGCGCTGACCCCGGCCGATCCGGATCGCGGGTCCCGGCTGGCGCTGGCCTTCGCCACCGCGATGCTGCTGTACTTCGCCCTGCTCGGCTACGGGATCACGGTGGCCCAGGGCGTGGTGGAGGAGAAGAGCAGCCGGGTGGTCGAGCTGCTGCTGGCCGCGGTCCGGCCGTGGCAGCTGCTGGCGGGCAAGGTGATCGGCATCGGTCTGGTCGGCCTGGCCCAGCTCGCGCTGGTCACCGGGGCCGGACTGGTCGCGGCCACCGCCACCGGGTCGGTGTCGCTGCCCAGTGGCACGGTGGGCACGATCACCGCGCTGATCGGCTGGTACCTGCTCGGGTTCACCCTCTACGCCACGCTGTTCGCCGCCACCGGCGCGCTGGTCTCCCGCCAGGAGGACATGCAGTCGGTGATCATGCCGGTGATGATGCTGATCGTCATCCCGATGGCCGGTGGGCTGCCGCTGTTGCTGCGCAACCCGAACGACCAGCTCGTCGAGTGGGTCTCGCTGCTGCCGCCGTTCGCGCCGATGCTGATGCCGATCCGCGCGGCGCTGGGCGCGGCCCCGCTGTGGCAGCAGCTGCTGGCCGCCGGGCTGATGCTGCCGGCGATCGGGCTGCTGCTGTGGCTGGGCGGCCGGGTCTATGCCAACACCGTGCTGCGGGTGGGGGCGCGCAGCAAACTCACCGAGGCGTTGAGCCGCAGGTGAGTCCGACGCCCCCGGCCCGTTCGCGGCCGGGGGCGTCCTGGTGCTCAGCGTCCGCGCCAGGCCAGGGTGGACACGCTCAGCGCGGCCTCGGCGACCCGCCGGGCCGCGTCGGTGCGCAGCGACTGGCGGGAGGAGTCGATCCAGCCCTGCACCCCTCGGTAGCCGCTTTCCCGGTACTCCACCGCCTGGAACAGGCATTCCAGCTTGTCCGCGTCCTTGGCGCAGTGCGCCTCGGCGGTGCCAGCCGCCTCGTACTCGTTGACCACCTCCTGCACCGTCTTGCGCGCGGTGTCCGGCAGCGCCGCGGTCTGGTCCGCGGTGATCTGCTCGTTGGAGGCGGACTGCAGGTAGTCGCGGGCGGTGTGGGTGAGGTCGCCGATCCTGGTCTCCTGGGAGTCGTGCCAGAGCGCGAGTAACGCCGCGCGGGCGGGGTCGGCGCCTTCCATGGCGGCGAGCATCGTGGCGAGCTGGGCGACCCGCAGGCTGTGCTCGGCGACCGATTCGGGGTCGCGAACGCCGATGTGCCACCAACCAGCCCGGCGGGTGCGCTTGAGCACCCCCAGCTCGAAGGCGAACTCGGCGACCGCGGCCGCGTCCCGGTCGTGCTTGTCGTTCACTGGCTGACCTCTCTCCTCGGCAGTCACGTGCCTTGGCCGGACCGGCTGACTCAGCGAGCGGCCAGCCGGATGGCGTAGTCCAGTCCGGTCAGTTCGCGGTGGGCCTGCTTGGCCAGTTCGGCGTCCTCGCTCATCCCGTCCACCCGTTC contains:
- the ggt gene encoding gamma-glutamyltransferase — encoded protein: MRTSRPLRAAVVLCATAAVTLTSGPAAGAVEAGQSGKRPSQTGYGGAVSTVDEDATKAGIEALRRGGNAVDAAVAAAAALGVTEPFSAGIGGGGFFVYYEARTGRVHTIDGRETAPKRMKRDSFVEDGKAIPFEEAVTSGLSVGVPGTPQTWQRALDKWGRKDLAENLRPAIRLARDGFTVDKEYRDHTWQNEARFRAIAPTAKLFLPGGKLPEVGSTFRNPDLAQTYEGLGQRGLDWLYRGELGREIVHTVNQPPVAAGATIKVRPGLMETGDLAGYRVEDRAPTKIGYRGLDVYSMAPPSSGGSTVGEALNIMERFPLSRKDVNGATHTYLEASRLAYADRNKWIGDPAFVDVPLRQLMSDSFAKDRACLIDPKKAMPHPAPAGDPLKPGGCKTTAPGPDRYEGTSTTHLSTADAWGNVVAYTLTIEQTGGSAITVPHRGFLLNNELTDFDFAPPAAGQPWPANAPEGGKRPRSSMSPTIVLKDGKPLLALGSPGGSTIITTVLQTLFNRIDLGMTLPQAVAAPRLSQRNRAKTEAEPAFFNSPKRAELEAYGQQFELPSTTFTPNPEIGTVAALEFLGHGRIQAVAEPVRRGGGSAKVLFPTGP
- a CDS encoding helix-turn-helix transcriptional regulator, which translates into the protein MSPVRRGKDLPIHNRLPVLRAERGLSRVALAEAVEVNPQTIGALERGDHYPSLDLAFRICEVFGLPVEAVFSREPFTPLSQQVYRGGQG
- a CDS encoding bifunctional lysylphosphatidylglycerol flippase/synthetase MprF, with product MSTEDSQVEPPSAPHRPAPIRLVHQGIAALRRLLGLLAHAPLTLVFLVALWTVGALTGSLLDGPQGELLPQVGIGTSSLADGHWWAPLSSALWCLDLVGYLATSVLLLGFGAAGERLLGPGRTAVLFLISQVGGTLLGIGMIKLGSVAGWLWLNFLDDPIELALSPSTGAVGLGLALSSRLPALWRRRLRLVLIVALVTLALFSGYSQDVVRLCGGLVGMLAGLAMLGRSSKTVGAPSRSETRVLVALLLAACALGPVFMLLTPYTAGPLIALGDVLTSPVPSPEQIEAICAEPDFAERCRELKARANFDGLPSAIMSVLPALFLLVLAEGLRRGRKLAWWAAAVANLALLVWFVQSVADLMLTPTEEFGDISPHTKGQLVFDSAMPVLLSVAMLTGLFVTRRQFIVAGPRRSRRRLVAFVLGAFVTLGVVYVLGGYAWRDQFDPQPGFGQLIADAPSRFLPPGYLDLFPVRFIATGGMAELLCEYLGVVFWLLVLGALLVTFWRAAPPTDETAAARARDLVEKFGGSNLAHMTTWRGNNYWFTPDERAVVAYRVVATIAITTGDPVGEPAARIEAVRGFADFCARNGWTPCFYSVTEAVKDETKAFGWSAVQVAEDTLVPLPELAFTGKKWQDVRTALNKAGKAGITAEWWSYPKAPLAITDQVRSISEEWVADKGLPEMGFTLGGLDELNDNEVRCLVALDADRTVHGITSWLPVHRDGQVVGWTLDFMRRRATGFRGVMEFLIASAALSFKEEGAEFLSLSGAPLARLDRGQQPGALQRLLDFAGRALEPVYGFRSLFAFKAKFQPTYQPMYMAYPDPAALPRIANAIGRAYLPNMGARQGLRLVRRVLSR
- a CDS encoding HD domain-containing protein — encoded protein: MNDKHDRDAAAVAEFAFELGVLKRTRRAGWWHIGVRDPESVAEHSLRVAQLATMLAAMEGADPARAALLALWHDSQETRIGDLTHTARDYLQSASNEQITADQTAALPDTARKTVQEVVNEYEAAGTAEAHCAKDADKLECLFQAVEYRESGYRGVQGWIDSSRQSLRTDAARRVAEAALSVSTLAWRGR
- a CDS encoding ABC transporter ATP-binding protein, yielding MNTSATVGAGPGLEVDRLGKRYGELRALDGMSFLVRPGELFGFVGGNGAGKTTTMRIVLGVLAADSGQVRWDGAPLDFAGRRRIGYMPEERGLYPKMKVGEQLTYLARLHGFGPKAARREVEQWLERLGVAERRDDEVQKLSLGNQQRVQLAAALVYRPMLLVLDEPFSGLDPVAVDVLSEVLREQCARGVPVLFSSHQLDLVERLCDRVGIVRQGRMVACGTVSELQRAGSARLVVDAPSADPGWAERIPGVRIVSTVDGQTVLELAEGVDDQVVLRAALRTGPVRGFGRHQPSLTETYRHIVTEEASA
- a CDS encoding ABC transporter permease encodes the protein MNTQLGPARGAWLVASREIATRMRGKSFVLGTLLMLAIVGALVGFAALGGGTERTAAVTARSTQAGAALQAQLQATGGKLALRTVADAAEGERLVRAGEVDVFLDSGPGVRAIVDKDTDSELRGALDVLAVKSVLDQAGRAPEPAQVRALTPADPDRGSRLALAFATAMLLYFALLGYGITVAQGVVEEKSSRVVELLLAAVRPWQLLAGKVIGIGLVGLAQLALVTGAGLVAATATGSVSLPSGTVGTITALIGWYLLGFTLYATLFAATGALVSRQEDMQSVIMPVMMLIVIPMAGGLPLLLRNPNDQLVEWVSLLPPFAPMLMPIRAALGAAPLWQQLLAAGLMLPAIGLLLWLGGRVYANTVLRVGARSKLTEALSRR